Proteins co-encoded in one Kutzneria chonburiensis genomic window:
- a CDS encoding YciI family protein — protein MKYLILAYGSQRDYDAMAGRPAPGAPTWTPQDFEAMGAYMEKLNNDLAESGELVETRGLTAPAHARRLQLKGSDLVVTDGPYAETQEVLAGYWVVECDSYDRATEIATRLFHVPGPAEIGPDVVVDIRPIGESRHEL, from the coding sequence GTGAAGTACTTGATCCTCGCCTACGGCTCGCAGCGCGACTACGACGCGATGGCCGGCCGGCCCGCGCCCGGCGCCCCGACCTGGACGCCGCAGGACTTCGAGGCCATGGGCGCGTACATGGAGAAGCTGAACAACGACCTGGCCGAGTCCGGCGAGCTGGTGGAGACCCGCGGCCTGACCGCCCCGGCGCACGCCCGCCGACTGCAACTGAAGGGCAGCGACCTGGTCGTCACCGACGGCCCGTACGCCGAGACGCAGGAGGTCCTGGCCGGCTACTGGGTGGTCGAGTGCGACAGCTACGACCGGGCCACGGAGATCGCCACCCGACTGTTCCACGTGCCCGGACCGGCCGAGATCGGCCCCGATGTGGTGGTCGACATCCGGCCGATCGGCGAGAGCCGGCACGAGCTGTGA